One window from the genome of Musa acuminata AAA Group cultivar baxijiao chromosome BXJ1-4, Cavendish_Baxijiao_AAA, whole genome shotgun sequence encodes:
- the LOC135672523 gene encoding uncharacterized protein LOC135672523 isoform X2, whose translation MAEEAFETSVASSSSVSANSWWEIPANSVATRSSVSQWPRPSLRSASSCDEDNISVCNTTSFTDVSPHSGLSMNSSSVGLSGEPVENHHLWNQVLLNVGSGGDMRGNHDDDDGENLLEVMTSKGFTPAEMFEPACDYLKKLDGSWEFANPLSLNSLKNQLGNYTGSTMVQVAGVTKDISEMVSNRSIAPPNPQLDRHVAPSACGFPITPPMAQYSTSNVAHAKHEILHSPSYPDGDMARGRSTGHMSYYDRIIKAESHHQDMGAAATSFLRNGVGYHQVSAVGLDNKFCAAGTSDLPWTSTRSLSDLISYSGCLNKLPVDVLRPSRPYLKGSDSSDTRKHGHDSSSTRGNGMVSGASEGKKKRSEESSETVSKKSKHENSAVSSLKAPKVRLADKITALQQLVSPFGKTDTASVLLETIKCIEVLQEQVQLLSDPFMKSSASKDHSSWGEMERKEKAEAKLDLRSKGLCLVPISCIPLVHRENCGPDYWMPTFRACLYR comes from the exons ATGGCGGAAGAAGCCTTCGAGACCTCGGTTGCTAGCTCCTCCTCTGTGTCAGCCAACAGCTGGTGGGAGATCCCCGCCAACTCCGTCGCCACTCGGAGCAGCGTCAGCCAATGGCCAAGGCCGAGCCTCCGCTCCGCTTCGTCGTGTGACGAGGATAACATCTCCGTCTGCAACACCACTTCCTTCACCGACGTGTCCCCCCACTCGGGCCTCAGCatgaattcctcctccgtcggccTCTCAGGCGAGCCAGTGGAGAATCACCATTTGTGGAACCAGGTTCTATT AAATGTCGGGAGCGGCGGAGACATGCGCGGCAaccacgacgacgacgacggcgagAACCTGCTTGAAGTGATGACCTCCAAAGGCTTCACGCCGGCCGAGATGTTTGAACCTGCTTGTGACTACCTCAAGAAATTGGACGGCAGCTGGGAATTCGCGAACCCACTGTCGCTGAACAGCCTCAAGAACCAATTGGGCAACTACACCGGAAGCACGATGGTCCAGGTTGCAGGAGTGACCAAGGACATATCGGAAATGGTTAGCAACCGGTCTATTGCGCCTCCGAACCCGCAGCTCGATCGCCATGTTGCGCCATCAGCCTGCGGTTTCCCTATCACCCCACCGATGGCTCAGTATTCCACATCAAATGTCGCTCATGCCAAGCATGAGATTCTTCATTCCCCATCGTATCCCGACGGTGATATGGCAAGGGGAAGAAGTACAGGTCATATGTCATATTACGATCGCATTATCAAAGCAGAGAGCCACCACCAAGACATGGGAGCTGCTGCAACTTCTTTCCTACGCAATGGCGTTGGCTACCACCAGGTTTCGGCCGTGGGACTCGACAACAAGTTCTGTGCAGCAGGGACGAGTGACCTTCCTTGGACAAGCACGAGAAGTTTGTCGGACCTCATCTCCTATAGTGGCTGTCTAAACAAGCTACCGGTGGATGTACTACGACCCTCAAGGCCTTATTTGAAGGGCTCGGATTCATCTGATACCAGGAAGCATGGACATGATAGTTCCTCT ACTAGAGGGAATGGGATGGTCTCTGGAGCAAGTGAAGGTAAGAAGAAACGATCCGAGGAGAGTTCAGAGACTGTGTCGAAGAAGTCCAAGCATGAGAACTCAGCCGTTTCATCTCTCAAG GCACCGAAGGTCAGGTTGGCAGATAAAATCACTGCACTGCAACAACTTGTGTCACCTTTCGGGAAG ACTGACACAGCATCAGTGCTACTCGAGACGATTAAATGCATCGAAGTTCTTCAAGAGCAAGTACAG TTGCTGAGTGACCCATTTATGAAGTCAAGTGCTAGCAAG GATCACAGTTCTTGGGGAGAgatggagaggaaggagaaagcaGAGGCGAAGCTTGACTTGAGGAGCAAAGGACTCTGCTTGGTTCCTATTTCTTGCATTCCTCTAGTCCACCGAGAAAATTGCGGACCGGACTACTGGATGCCAACGTTTCGAGCCTGTCTCTACAGATGA
- the LOC135672523 gene encoding uncharacterized protein LOC135672523 isoform X1, with amino-acid sequence MAEEAFETSVASSSSVSANSWWEIPANSVATRSSVSQWPRPSLRSASSCDEDNISVCNTTSFTDVSPHSGLSMNSSSVGLSGEPVENHHLWNQVLLNVGSGGDMRGNHDDDDGENLLEVMTSKGFTPAEMFEPACDYLKKLDGSWEFANPLSLNSLKNQLGNYTGSTMVQVAGVTKDISEMVSNRSIAPPNPQLDRHVAPSACGFPITPPMAQYSTSNVAHAKHEILHSPSYPDGDMARGRSTGHMSYYDRIIKAESHHQDMGAAATSFLRNGVGYHQVSAVGLDNKFCAAGTSDLPWTSTRSLSDLISYSGCLNKLPVDVLRPSRPYLKGSDSSDTRKHGHDSSSTRGNGMVSGASEGKKKRSEESSETVSKKSKHENSAVSSLKLQAPKVRLADKITALQQLVSPFGKTDTASVLLETIKCIEVLQEQVQLLSDPFMKSSASKDHSSWGEMERKEKAEAKLDLRSKGLCLVPISCIPLVHRENCGPDYWMPTFRACLYR; translated from the exons ATGGCGGAAGAAGCCTTCGAGACCTCGGTTGCTAGCTCCTCCTCTGTGTCAGCCAACAGCTGGTGGGAGATCCCCGCCAACTCCGTCGCCACTCGGAGCAGCGTCAGCCAATGGCCAAGGCCGAGCCTCCGCTCCGCTTCGTCGTGTGACGAGGATAACATCTCCGTCTGCAACACCACTTCCTTCACCGACGTGTCCCCCCACTCGGGCCTCAGCatgaattcctcctccgtcggccTCTCAGGCGAGCCAGTGGAGAATCACCATTTGTGGAACCAGGTTCTATT AAATGTCGGGAGCGGCGGAGACATGCGCGGCAaccacgacgacgacgacggcgagAACCTGCTTGAAGTGATGACCTCCAAAGGCTTCACGCCGGCCGAGATGTTTGAACCTGCTTGTGACTACCTCAAGAAATTGGACGGCAGCTGGGAATTCGCGAACCCACTGTCGCTGAACAGCCTCAAGAACCAATTGGGCAACTACACCGGAAGCACGATGGTCCAGGTTGCAGGAGTGACCAAGGACATATCGGAAATGGTTAGCAACCGGTCTATTGCGCCTCCGAACCCGCAGCTCGATCGCCATGTTGCGCCATCAGCCTGCGGTTTCCCTATCACCCCACCGATGGCTCAGTATTCCACATCAAATGTCGCTCATGCCAAGCATGAGATTCTTCATTCCCCATCGTATCCCGACGGTGATATGGCAAGGGGAAGAAGTACAGGTCATATGTCATATTACGATCGCATTATCAAAGCAGAGAGCCACCACCAAGACATGGGAGCTGCTGCAACTTCTTTCCTACGCAATGGCGTTGGCTACCACCAGGTTTCGGCCGTGGGACTCGACAACAAGTTCTGTGCAGCAGGGACGAGTGACCTTCCTTGGACAAGCACGAGAAGTTTGTCGGACCTCATCTCCTATAGTGGCTGTCTAAACAAGCTACCGGTGGATGTACTACGACCCTCAAGGCCTTATTTGAAGGGCTCGGATTCATCTGATACCAGGAAGCATGGACATGATAGTTCCTCT ACTAGAGGGAATGGGATGGTCTCTGGAGCAAGTGAAGGTAAGAAGAAACGATCCGAGGAGAGTTCAGAGACTGTGTCGAAGAAGTCCAAGCATGAGAACTCAGCCGTTTCATCTCTCAAG TTGCAGGCACCGAAGGTCAGGTTGGCAGATAAAATCACTGCACTGCAACAACTTGTGTCACCTTTCGGGAAG ACTGACACAGCATCAGTGCTACTCGAGACGATTAAATGCATCGAAGTTCTTCAAGAGCAAGTACAG TTGCTGAGTGACCCATTTATGAAGTCAAGTGCTAGCAAG GATCACAGTTCTTGGGGAGAgatggagaggaaggagaaagcaGAGGCGAAGCTTGACTTGAGGAGCAAAGGACTCTGCTTGGTTCCTATTTCTTGCATTCCTCTAGTCCACCGAGAAAATTGCGGACCGGACTACTGGATGCCAACGTTTCGAGCCTGTCTCTACAGATGA